In Myxococcales bacterium, the genomic stretch CACATGAGCAGCTCCGAACTCCGAGCGTTGCTGTCCCAGCACGGGCTGCACCTGCGCCGGGAGTTGGGCCAGAACTTCATCGTCGAGACGCAGGTTGCCGAACGCCTGGCCGAGCGAGCCGGCATAGAAGCGGGGGACAGTGTCATCGAAGTCGGTACGGGTCTCGGCATGTTGACCCGCGCCCTGGCCAAACGCGCCAAGTTTGTGCTCAGCCTCGAGATCGATTCGGGTCTCGCCCGGGTGGTACAGGAAGAGGGGCTGCTGCCAGAGAACGTAAGACTGCTTCACGCGGATGTACTCAAGCAGGATCTGGGCGCGCTGATTTCACAGCTCGAACAAGAGCAAGGCGGCCCCGTCCGACTTGTCGCCAACCTGCCGTTTTCATCCGCTACGCCCCTGATGCGGCGCTTGCTCGACCACCGACACGCATTGATCGACTGGTCGGTGATGTTGCAAATGGAAGTCGCGGACCGGTTGTTCGCACCGGTGGGTTCGCGCGACTACGGTTCGTTCGCGGTACTCCACCACTTGTGTGTCGAGCTCGAAGGCCGACTCGAACTCGTCGCCAAGAGCTTCTTTCCGGTGCCGCGGGTAGATTCCGCATTCGTATGTGTGCGCGCCAACACTCGATTGAATCTGGCCCCGGGTGAGCTGCGCAAGGTCGAACGCGTCGTGCGGGCGGCGTTTGGCAAGCGACGCAAGACCCTGGAGAACGCCCTGCGCGGCGGTGGCCTGGGTGTCGAGCGCGACGAATTGCGCGCCGTGCTCGAGCGCCTCGCAATCGATCCGCGCGCTCGCGCCGAGACGATTCACCCCGAAGCATTTCTCGCGTTGGCGAAGGGGCTGTGGCCGGGAGCTATGAATGGAGTCGAGTGAAGTCCTGGTAGCCCTGTTGGAACTGGCCGGCGAGGTGAATCTCGAGGTGCGGATCTTGCGCGGCCTGAACTCTGCAGACACCGAATTCCCTCCCACCAGCTCCTGCTGTCGCGTGAAGGGAAAAGTTTGGGTCGTGCTTTCCCCAAACGATCCCGTGGCTTTTCACATCGAGGTGCTGAGCCAGGCGCTGAGAAGCGAAGCCGGGACAGTGCTTGCGGATCGCTACTTGCCGCCCGCAATTCGTCAACTCCTGGACTGAGTTAGCCGCCGGGCTCCATCTTTTCTTGACCTGCACAGCCGGGTCCGTAAAGCTCCCTGAGCCGAGGGGAAACGTCCTGGACGAACCGCATCGGCGCCCAGCACGACCGAACGAGAAACGAACCCGGGGCCGCAACGAACCGAACCACGCGACCCCAAAGAGACAAGTCAAGAGGTCCTACATTTCGGACCGGGCGTTACGCACCCGGACCAAGAGAACGACGACGCCTCGACATCGCCCGCTCACGGGGACTACGCCATTCGCATCATCAGCGCGATAGGCGAAGAATCCCCAAAGAGATGCTTGGATCCAGCAATGGACCGAGACGGGGGTGAGAAGAGGAGGGATCGGAAGCCTCGTTCCCCCTTTATCTGCGCCTCCGGACTGTGCATCTGCATCTGACAGTCACCGGTAGGCGTTTTTTGTTTTCTGGAGCCTCGACCCGAGCGAATGTCGCATGGGCGGGGACTGGTGCGAAGCGTCCGCCAAGAGCGGAGGCAACCCATAGTGTCCACCGTAACGACTGCGTCAGCAAAGCGAGAGCATCGTATTACCGTCCGTTCCCTGGCCGCGCGCAAGCGCCGCGGGGAGCCCATCTCGATGCTCACCGCATACGACTTCACTTTTGCCCGAATCTTCGATGGCGCCGATATCGACCTGTTGCTCGTGGGAGACTCCCTGGGCAACGTGATTCAGGGAGCGGATACGACGCTTCCGGTGACCATGGACGAGGTCATCTACCACACCCGGCTGGTGGTTCGCGGGACGAACCGCGCCCTGGTGATCGGTGACATGCCCTTCGGCAGCTTTCAGGTCTCTCCCGAAGACGCGGTGCGCAACGCGATTCGCCTGGTGAAAGAAGGCGGGGCCGGGGCGGTCAAGCTCGAAGGTGGGGCCAAGATGGCCGAGACCATCGAGCGCATCGTCAACGCGGAGATTCCGGTGATGGGACACGTGGGTCTCACGCCTCAAGCGGTTCACCGCATGGGTGGCTACCGAGTGCAGGGCCGCGGCGAAGCCGGGCGTCTACAAGTGCTCGACGATGCACGCGCGGTGCAAGAAGCGGGGGCCTTTGCGGTGGTGCTCGAAGGCATCCCGGCGGATCTCGCAAAGGAAGTGACGGCCGAGCTGATGATTCCGACGATCGGGATCGGTGCCGGCAGCGACTGCGACGGCCAGGTGCTCGTGATGCACGACATGCTCGGTCTCAACGATTGGTCGCCAAGCTTCGCAAAGCAGTACGCGAATCTCGGTGCGCTGGCATCAACGGCCGCGCGGGCGTATATCGACGAGGTCACGAATCGCAAGTTCCCCGACAAAGAACACTCGTACGAGTAGACGAAACAACTAGACGGCATCTCTGGTACCGGACGAGCATTCTTCATGGACATTATCCGCACAACGCGCGAGTTACAGGAACGTTCGGATCGCGATCGGGCCCGAGGCCAGACGATCGCGTTGGTGCCGACCATGGGCGCGCTTCATCGTGGCCACCTTTCGCTGATCGCTTGTGGGCGAGAGCGGGCCGACCAGGTTTGGGTTTCGATTTTCGTGAACCCGACGCAATTCAATCTCAGTGAAGATTTTGAGAGTTATCCGCGCAACTTCGAAGCCGACGTCGAGAGTTGTCGGGCGGCGGGGGTGGACGTGATCTTCGCCCCGACGCCCGACCAGCTCTATCCCGAAGGCGCCGAGACCTGGGTCGAGGTGGGGAAGATCGCCGAGCCGCTCTGTGGCGCGACCCGACCGGGACATTTCCGCGGGGTCGCCACCGTGGTTTCGAGGCTCTTCCTCGCCGCCAAACCCCAGTACGCTGTGTTTGGCGAAAAAGATTACCAGCAGGTCGCCGTGATCCGGCGCATGACCCGGGATATGGGCTTCGATGTCGAGATCGTAGCCGCCCCGATTCTGCGGGAAAAAGACGGCCTGGCGATGTCGAGCCGCAACGTGCGGCTGGGGCCGAAGGCGCGCACACAGGCGTGCGTGCTCATCCGCGCAATCCGCGGCGCGCAGCGCGCGGTCGCAGCGGGGGAGCGAAACGCCGCAGCCGTAATCGAAGGGGTGAAGAAGACCATCAACGAGGCGCCCCAGGCCACTCTCGAATACGCCGAGTTGCGAGATTCAGAATCGCTTGCCGAAGCACCCGACCAACTTCTGGGGCCGTGCTTGCTGGCCATTGCCGTTCATTTTGCGCCCGACCCCGATGGTCGCGGAGCTGAAGTACGGCTGATCGACAACCGCGTGCTGCATCCGCCACGCCAGACCCCCGAATCGTCGTGACCTCGTCTATCTAGTCCAGTAAGTAGGCCAGGTGATGGGAATGGGGGCCGCCCGGGGCGCTCGGTCCGCGACGGGCTACCCTCGGCGCGTCATGGCCAACAAGAAGAAATCAGACAAGAAAAATGCCGACGGCAGGCGAGTGATCGCAACCAACCGTCGCGCGCGCTTCGAGTATGAAATTGTCGATCACTTCGAGTTTGGCATCGTGCTCGAGGGGCCCGAAGTGAAATCCCTCCGCGAAGGGCGCGCGAACCTCGGCGATGCCTACGGGATCGTGCGACGGGGCGAACTCTATCTCGAGAAGCTGCACATCAGTCCCTATGAACCGGCGACCCGGGCCAACGGTGACCCCCAGCGCGAACGCAAGCTGTTGGCGCACCGCCGAGAGATCAAGCGCTTGTACGGAAAGGTTCGGGAGCGCGGCCTGACGCTGGTCCCACTGAGCTTGTATTTCAACGCAGAGGGTCGAGTCAAAGTCGACCTCGCACTCGCTCGCGGCAAACACACCTACGACAAGCGCGAGACCATCAAACAGCGAGACGCCGACCGGGAGGCCCAGCGCAGTCGGCGCCGAGGCGGATCCCAGCGGAGGTAGGGGCGCCGGAGTCGTAGTTGCCGGTTGCTGAACCGCTGTCATTCGCAGTTCACTGGGCGGCCTTCACCCTCATCCCAAAACGGGACTGCTCACTCCGGGCTTTGCCTCAGCGCGAGTTTTGCCGATGTGGGTTAGATGCCGGTTTCCGACAAATTGCGCTGCGCCTCACGCATCGCCGCGGGGCTTCTCGATGCGCTTTCCGCCACCGGGGACGTCGCCGGAATGGGTCGGGTGCGCCGGGTCTACAGCAACGACTGCGTGAACGTTCGAGCCGAAGCAAGCTGGATTTCTCGTCGCACGATCGACCAGGCGTTTCGCACCCTGGGATCCGATCGCAATTTTGCTCGGCGGGTGGGGTACGCCCTGGTCACCACTGAGCGAATCGGTTTTTTTCTCTTTACCGAAGGTGTGGCGACGATCGAGAAGGCGTATCGCCGCTGCGAACCCCTGCTCGCCCGAGAAGACCGCGAAGGTCGCTTCCATACGCTCGAGGTTGGCGATGGTCGCGCGCGCATCGCCTACTACCCGGGGCAGGGCGCGGCTGCGGGAGCAGGTGAAACCGATCAACCTCCCTGGAATTCGAGCTTTTGTGGCGTGCGAGAGGGCATGCTCGAAGCCCTCCCGCTGAGCTTCGGGTTGCTGCCCGCCAAGGTCGAGGAGAGCCAGTGCGTTGGGGAGGGTGCCGCACACTGCTGCTTCGAAGTTCGCTTTGAAGGGAAGTCGAACCAAGGTGCGCTGTTCGGTCTGGCCGCGGGCGCTGCAGCGGCCATTGGCCTGTGTGCATGGGGTCTTCCCGGCACTGCGTACTGGATTCAAGGCATCGTCGGCGGGATCATCACGCTGTTGAGCGCGGCTGCCGGGCACAGCTACGACCTGGTCGCACAGCTTGGCGCTGTCGCGGGGGCGCGCCGCGGGCACCTCGCGCTGCTCGAACAGGCAGACATCGCCCTCGCTGAAAAAATGGACCAACTCGCAAAGGTCGGAGAGCATCTCGAAAGTGCGCGCGGGGAGAGCACCGACCGCCTGCGGGCGATTCTGGAAGAACGCAGCCTCGCTGCCAGCGGGACCGCCGATTCCGATGACGACACAGAACAAGTCCGCGCCGCAGCAGACCAGCCGCGGGCTGCCAGTGGAGGTGGAGACACAGAAAGCAGTGTTCGGGCGGCTCGGGAAATCTATGCCGCCCTGGGTCCCCTCCAGCGCGGACTCGAGCAGATGCACCGCGTGTTGCGCGACCGAGAACTCGAACCCGAGGACATGAAAACCTGTGCGCTCGACACCCTGCGGCTGTGTGTCGACGAGACACGGCGCCTTCAATCGGTCGGAGCCGCCCTCGCAACTTCCGATCGAAAGAGCGAAAACGCGCATCGCCCCATTCAACTCGCGGAGATCCTGACCCGTGCTGCCGACTGCGTGCGACCGCAGCTGCAGGGCGATCAGGAGCTCATTCTCGACATCGAACGCGATCTTCCCCTGGTGCGGTGCGAGCCCTTCCAGATGGAGCAGGTGGCCTACCAGTTGTTGAAAAACGCCGCCGACGCGAGTCCGCCGGACGGTGTGGTCCGGGCAGGGCTCCGCAGGACGCCGGAAGGGATCGAACTCACCGTCGAAGATCGCGGCGACGGCATACCCGAAGAAATTCTCGATCAGGTGTTCGACCCGTTCGCCATCGAAGGCGCGGTGGGAAACGACAGCGGGCTCGGGTTGGCGATTTGCTACCGCATCGTGGTGGAACACGGAGGCGAGATGCGGCTGGCGAGCCCCACCTGCGAGGGAACTTGCGTAACCGTAGTCTTGCCACCGGACTTGCAGGGTACGGAGCCGGGGTAGAAGGCTTGATGTCCGCCCTGCAACAAAATCCGGATACCCGTTCTTGATTGCGAGCCGTACCTTTCACCCACACTCCCTCCCGATCGTTACAGACGTGCCATCGAGGGGAGAGTTCCGTGCTGAAGTTGCGACGCAGCCTTGTGTCCGTATCCATTGCGCTGGGTATCGCGTTCGGTATTGCGGCTGGGCCTCTGGCCTGTGCAAAGACACAATCCCTGCTGGGATTGCGAGAAGCCCAAGAAGCAGAACAAGGACCCGTCGCTCCGGGGGAACCGGGCTTCGACGTCGCGATGATCGACAAGATCATTCCCGGCATTACGCCCCCCGATCAGATCCGCGGCTGGTTCGGTGAGCCAGACAAACGAATCTTGCGCAGCGACGGGACTTCCGAGTGGATCTACAACAAAGCGCGACTGCGCCGAGAAGACCCACAGCAACTCGCCCAGCGCCGACGTGAAGAAGAGCGAGCCCGCGCCGCCGAGGCGCAAAAGTTGCGCGAAGAAGTCGCGGCCCTGATCAAGGCCGGTCGTAGGCAGATCGGCCGCTTCGCCCACTGGTTGGATACCAACTTGTTCTATCCGCCGAGACCCAAGCGGCCCTATGGCAAGGTTGACAAGGTCGCGGCCGAACCCCCGCCCCCCGAAGTTGCTGCTCCCGTGCCCGTTCTCAGGGACCCAGCACACTCCGAGTTGATACCGAACGCGAATGACGACAAGAAACCCGTCACGCTCTACGACCTCACGCTGACCTTCACCCGGGACGGAGTGGTCGATGAATTCCACTATCAGCGGACAGTGGGCCGAGAATTCATTCCCTGAGCACCCGCCCAGTTCGGGCCACCTTGTTTCACAGGCCCGGCGCTTCTATCCTCAAGCGAGTGGGGGCGATCGGCTTCGACGGGTGGTCGAAGGTGAGCGCTGCGTGTCGACGTTGTACCACCGTCGTTAAAGAAGGTTCAAATGTTGGTAGCATTTTATCTGCCGACGATAACTACGCTCTCGCTGCCTAGCAGAAACTAGGTTAGCGGGCTCTCGTCCGTGACGTCTCCTAGCGGGTCGCGAGAGTCATCAGGAGACTGGCTTCCGAGCGCTGCTAGACCGTATCCGGAAGCGAGACCCATGTGTAGCTAGGTTGCACTTGCTCCGTCTTTGCGGCCGGTGCAACCGAAACTAAGCAAAGACTACACACGTAGACGCGTTCTCTGGGCGCCATGCGGACGCGGGTTCGATTCCCGCCGCCTCCACCACTTGAGTTTAGGATACAGATTTATGGCCGATTCCAATCCAAAGAAGGACGTGTATTCGCGCCGAGTGGATCCGGTTGTCAAGGTGTTTCGCGCCGACGTCGACGTGAGTTTGTTGGAAAGAAATTTGCGACTCAGCGTCGAAGAGCGGTTTCTCCAACTGATGGAGCTTCAGCGCTTTGCCAACGAGTTGAGCGCCGCCGGACGTAAGGCAACACGCGGGTGATCGATTTCGCAGCGGTACTTCGAGTGTTGTCTGAAGCCGGTGTGAAGTTCATCATCGTGGGCGGGGCCGCCGCCACCGCACACGGAGCTGCCCGACTCACCCAAGATCTCGATGTCGTCTATCGCCGCGATGCGGACAATCTGCGTCGCCTCGCACAAGCACTCCAACCCCAGGAGCCCTATCTCCGAGGTGTACAACCCGGGCTTCCCTTTGTTCTCGACGAAGAAACCCTGCGCACCGGTCTCAACTTCACGTTGGTTTCAAAGTTGGGTGACCTCGACTTACTCGGCGAGATTACCGGTGGTGGAGGCTTCGACGACTTGCTCGAGCATTCAATCGAGATCGAGCTCTTTGGCACTCGTTGTCATTGTCTAGGTCTGAGGAAGTTGATCGAAGTCAAGCGTGCCGCCGGACGTCCGAAGGATCTCGAGGCATTGGCGGAGTTGGAAGAGCTGTTGAGCCGAGCGGCGGATTCGGAGTAAGCCCATGCGGACGCGGGTTCGATTCCCGCCGCCTCCACCACGACATCATCACGTACCTATGGTTAAGAACCGGATTTAGGCCCTAGACTTGACCGGTCATCATGCACTCGGATCAAGGTTCGCAGTACGGCAGCGATGACTGGATCCGCTTCTGTAAGGCACACAGGCTAGACCCCAGTATGAGCCGCCGAGGGAACTGTTGGGACAACGAGGTCGTTGAATCGTTCTTCAGCAGCTTGAAAAAAGAGAAGATCAGACGGCAGGTCTACCGAACGCGCGATCTCGCGAAGACAGATGTCTTCGAGTACATCGAAATGTTTTACAATCGTCCCCGAGGCCATAGCCATCTTGGCGGCGTCAGTCCCGAGGTGTTTGAAACCGCCTCAAACCGCGGCCTCTAAATGTCCACTAGACTGGGGAAGTCCAGCCTTGGACTTCCCCCAAAACAGTGGACACTTCGGAGGCTAGCATTGAGCCAGCCATAGGGTCCGCGCCTTGTGCGATAACATTGGAGATTCTTCCCCCCATCCGTTCCGCTGGTTTCCTCCGCGAACCCCTTCCTTTGCCTACGCCCCTCCCCTGGATCCCACCAGGCACCCCAATCGGTATAAAACCGGACTAGAGGCATAAAGAAGCGATGAACACGCCCGAT encodes the following:
- the rsmA gene encoding ribosomal RNA small subunit methyltransferase A, producing the protein MSSSELRALLSQHGLHLRRELGQNFIVETQVAERLAERAGIEAGDSVIEVGTGLGMLTRALAKRAKFVLSLEIDSGLARVVQEEGLLPENVRLLHADVLKQDLGALISQLEQEQGGPVRLVANLPFSSATPLMRRLLDHRHALIDWSVMLQMEVADRLFAPVGSRDYGSFAVLHHLCVELEGRLELVAKSFFPVPRVDSAFVCVRANTRLNLAPGELRKVERVVRAAFGKRRKTLENALRGGGLGVERDELRAVLERLAIDPRARAETIHPEAFLALAKGLWPGAMNGVE
- the panB gene encoding 3-methyl-2-oxobutanoate hydroxymethyltransferase, with product MSHGRGLVRSVRQERRQPIVSTVTTASAKREHRITVRSLAARKRRGEPISMLTAYDFTFARIFDGADIDLLLVGDSLGNVIQGADTTLPVTMDEVIYHTRLVVRGTNRALVIGDMPFGSFQVSPEDAVRNAIRLVKEGGAGAVKLEGGAKMAETIERIVNAEIPVMGHVGLTPQAVHRMGGYRVQGRGEAGRLQVLDDARAVQEAGAFAVVLEGIPADLAKEVTAELMIPTIGIGAGSDCDGQVLVMHDMLGLNDWSPSFAKQYANLGALASTAARAYIDEVTNRKFPDKEHSYE
- a CDS encoding pantoate--beta-alanine ligase: MDIIRTTRELQERSDRDRARGQTIALVPTMGALHRGHLSLIACGRERADQVWVSIFVNPTQFNLSEDFESYPRNFEADVESCRAAGVDVIFAPTPDQLYPEGAETWVEVGKIAEPLCGATRPGHFRGVATVVSRLFLAAKPQYAVFGEKDYQQVAVIRRMTRDMGFDVEIVAAPILREKDGLAMSSRNVRLGPKARTQACVLIRAIRGAQRAVAAGERNAAAVIEGVKKTINEAPQATLEYAELRDSESLAEAPDQLLGPCLLAIAVHFAPDPDGRGAEVRLIDNRVLHPPRQTPESS
- the smpB gene encoding SsrA-binding protein SmpB, with amino-acid sequence MANKKKSDKKNADGRRVIATNRRARFEYEIVDHFEFGIVLEGPEVKSLREGRANLGDAYGIVRRGELYLEKLHISPYEPATRANGDPQRERKLLAHRREIKRLYGKVRERGLTLVPLSLYFNAEGRVKVDLALARGKHTYDKRETIKQRDADREAQRSRRRGGSQRR
- a CDS encoding HAMP domain-containing histidine kinase yields the protein MPVSDKLRCASRIAAGLLDALSATGDVAGMGRVRRVYSNDCVNVRAEASWISRRTIDQAFRTLGSDRNFARRVGYALVTTERIGFFLFTEGVATIEKAYRRCEPLLAREDREGRFHTLEVGDGRARIAYYPGQGAAAGAGETDQPPWNSSFCGVREGMLEALPLSFGLLPAKVEESQCVGEGAAHCCFEVRFEGKSNQGALFGLAAGAAAAIGLCAWGLPGTAYWIQGIVGGIITLLSAAAGHSYDLVAQLGAVAGARRGHLALLEQADIALAEKMDQLAKVGEHLESARGESTDRLRAILEERSLAASGTADSDDDTEQVRAAADQPRAASGGGDTESSVRAAREIYAALGPLQRGLEQMHRVLRDRELEPEDMKTCALDTLRLCVDETRRLQSVGAALATSDRKSENAHRPIQLAEILTRAADCVRPQLQGDQELILDIERDLPLVRCEPFQMEQVAYQLLKNAADASPPDGVVRAGLRRTPEGIELTVEDRGDGIPEEILDQVFDPFAIEGAVGNDSGLGLAICYRIVVEHGGEMRLASPTCEGTCVTVVLPPDLQGTEPG
- a CDS encoding IS3 family transposase; protein product: MSRRGNCWDNEVVESFFSSLKKEKIRRQVYRTRDLAKTDVFEYIEMFYNRPRGHSHLGGVSPEVFETASNRGL